Proteins encoded by one window of Rutidosis leptorrhynchoides isolate AG116_Rl617_1_P2 chromosome 7, CSIRO_AGI_Rlap_v1, whole genome shotgun sequence:
- the LOC139859292 gene encoding uncharacterized protein produces MNLCAGTNCVSSKQNSWTWALSSSGHFTVKTLSRIIEDQMLPSSLGIEETNRSNLLPKKLEVFVWRAIKKRIPVRHELDKRGIDLHSVRCPLCDDDVETIEHSLIFCKYAMDVWNRVYSWCGLGNFSNLSISEILRGNTTVEMSKLGRKIWQAIEWVTSYFVWKNRNNKVFRDKAWTSPMTLSEIQLKSFEWISYRLKGKTLD; encoded by the coding sequence ATGAATTTGTGTGCAGGTACTAACTGTGTTTCAAGTAAACAAAATTCGTGGACATGGGCTCTTTCTTCGTCAGGTCACTTCACGGTCAAAACTCTTTCTCGAATTATTGAAGATCAGATGCTTCCGAGTTCTTTGGGTATTGAGGAAACAAATCGAAGTAATCTTCTTCCTAAGAAACTTGAAGTATTTGTTTGGAGAGCAATCAAGAAGCGCATTCCAGTTAGGCACGAGCTCGATAAACGAGGTATCGATCTCCATAGTGTTAGATGTCCTCTTTGTGATGATGATGTAGAGACGATTGAGCACTCATTGATTTTTTGCAAGTATGCTATGGACGTGTGGAATCGGGTATATAGTTGGTGCGGGTTGGGGAACTTCTCGAATCTAAGTATAAGTGAGATATTGCGAGGCAATACTACGGTTGAAATGAGTAAATTGGGAAGGAAAATTTGGCAAGCAATTGAGTGGGTAACCTCGTACTTCGTTTGGAAGAATAGAAATAACAAGGTTTTTCGTGACAAAGCTTGGACCTCTCCGATGACTCTAAGCGAAATTCAACTTAAGTCATTCGAGTGGATATCGTATCGGTTAAAAGGAAAGACATTGGATTGA